A single Gambusia affinis linkage group LG20, SWU_Gaff_1.0, whole genome shotgun sequence DNA region contains:
- the LOC122823010 gene encoding solute carrier family 2, facilitated glucose transporter member 11-like: MSSTGTNETEERGISAGGTRTLALTVLFAAIGGTFQYGYNISIINAPTSYIQNFINDTYVERWGTGLDTPQVILVWTFIVSAFSLGGLLGALLAGPMAVRFGRKVSLLLNNSFLLVGAVLVLTCKVAKSFEMIILARFLVGINSGVSMNIQPMYFGESAPKHLRGAVAFSSAVFTAFGIFFGQVVGLTELLGSEPLWPYLLASNALPALIQLVTLPWFPESPRYLLIDRGDREACVQALGRLRGGKVPPLEMKEMLQEQQMSAALKSGSSVPAKTPWSLFKDPDLRLQLRTVITASSAMMLCGNDSIYFYAYYIFLEAGIPSEKIQYITIGTGASEFIASLLSNVLIERVGRRYLLIGGYSLMVCWTIVFTIALTLQSQGVTGMPYLSMACVFAYILSFGLGPAGVTGILPAEIFDQTARPAAYMVAGSFMWISLFLVGMLFPFIVNGLGNYCFLPFLVVCLVSAVVLGRTMPETKGKTLAEITAEFDRRNGRALHVEEPEQYQLGKASSLPTMEANSESDHKTD; the protein is encoded by the coding sequence ATGAGTTCTACAGGTacaaatgaaacagaagaaagaggCATCTCTGCAGGGGGTACCAGGACTCTTGCACTAACTGTGTTATTTGCTGCCATTGGAGGAACTTTCCAGTATGGCTACAACATCTCCATCATTAATGCCCCGACCAGCTATATCCAGAACTTCATCAATGACACATACGTGGAACGCTGGGGAACAGGTTTGGATACTCCTCAAGTAATCCTAGTGTGGACCTTTATTGTCTCGGCGTTCTCCCTGGGGGGCTTGCTGGGGGCCCTGTTAGCAGGGCCTATGGCGGTTCGTTTTGGAAGGAAAGTGTCGCTGCTTTTGAACAATTCCTTCCTGCTGGTTGGTGCTGTGCTTGTGCTGACATGTAAGGTGGCAAAATCATTTGAGATGATCATCCTCGCTCGTTTCCTGGTTGGGATTAACTCCGGAGTCAGTATGAACATCCAGCCCATGTACTTTGGAGAAAGTGCTCCTAAACACCTCAGAGGCGCTGTGGCGTTTTCCTCGGCCGTTTTCACTGCGTTTGGAATCTTCTTTGGACAGGTTGTCGGACTCACTGAGCTGCTGGGTTCAGAGCCTCTGTGGCCCTACTTACTAGCTAGCAATGCTTTGCCGGCATTGATCCAGCTAGTGACCCTGCCCTGGTTTCCCGAAAGCCCCAGATACCTCCTCATTGACCGTGGAGACAGGGAAGCTTGTGTCCAGGCTCTTGGAAGATTACGTGGAGGAAAGGTTCCTCCTCTGGAGATGAAGGAGATGCTTCAAGAGCAGCAAATGTCTGCGGCCTTAAAGTCTGGTTCTTCTGTTCCTGCCAAGACTCCGTGGTCTCTGTTCAAAGATCCGGACCTACGACTTCAGCTCAGGACAGTCATCACTGCAAGCAGTGCTATGATGCTCTGTGGCAACGACTCCATCTACTTTTATGCATACTACATATTTCTGGAAGCAGGAATTCCATCAGAGAAAATTCAGTATATCACCATTGGAACAGGGGCATCTGAGTTTATTGCTTCCCTGCTGAGTAACGTCCTGATTGAACGGGTGGGCCGCAGGTACCTTCTCATCGGTGGGTACAGCCTCATGGTTTGTTGGACCATCGTCTTCACTATTGCTCTCACGCTTCAGAGTCAAGGTGTCACAGGAATGCCATACCTCAGCATGGCATGTGTGTTCGCCTACATCCTCAGCTTCGGCTTGGGACCTGCGGGGGTCACGGGCATATTACCGGCAGAGATCTTTGACCAGACAGCTCGGCCAGCGGCGTACATGGTCGCCGGCTCGTTTATGTGGATCAGCCTCTTCCTGGTCGGAATGTTGTTCCCTTTCATTGTGAACGGGTTAGGAAACTACTGCTTCCTACCTTTCCTGGTCGTGTGTCTGGTCTCGGCTGTTGTGCTCGGTCGAACCATGCCAGAGACTAAGGGGAAGACTCTGGCAGAGATTACAGCTGAGTTTGACAGAAGAAATGGAAGGGCCTTACATGTTGAAGAGCCTGAGCAGTACCAGCTGGGCAAAGCAAGCTCCTTACCAACAATGGAAGCTAATTCTGAATCTGATCATAAAACTGACTAA